TAATTGTCAACGGCGTTATCCTCTTATCGTTGATCAAGGATCAGTCATATATCTAAGGATCGTTTGAGACGAACGATCCCCCCTACAAATAAAACAAAAGTGCGCCAATCTACTCCAATTGCAAACTTTTGTCAGTAACTTTAAGCATGTTTTTAGCAGAAAATATGCCAATTTGTATGAAAAATAAGCTAAATTTATGCACGACAAATGAAAAGCCCAATGTTCGAAAACATTAGGCTTATTTCAATGGTATATTGGCTTATTTTTCAACAATTACCAAGCTTTTTCTAAAATAGATTTCAAATCTTTAAATGTTGCTTCTTTCGGGTTGTAAATGATAGAACCATCATTAAGTGCTTTATCTGCCACTTCATCCAATTGCTCTTTGGAGACTTTACCTGTTTCACTCAAAGTGCGTGGTAATTTGGTCAAAGTATAGATACGATCACGCATCGTATTTAACACAGCAATCGCTTTTTCAGCACGTTGATTAGCAGGGGTTTGTGCATAAATGTCTGCACCTGCAAGCGGTAATAATAAATCAGCGATTTTATCGCCATTTACTTCTTTATTATATTCAAGTACATAAGGTAAAAACAGGTTCATACATAAACCATGCGGCAGATGTGCAACCGCACCAAGCGCATGACCTAATGAATGCACTAAGCCAACCATTGAGTTTGAAAATGCAATGCCTGCCATCGTTGATGCCTGTGCAAGTTCTAAACGACCTTCTGCATCACTTGGGTTGTCTAAGACATTAAATAAGTTTGCACTGACTTTTTTAATTGCAGCAGTCGCATATGCATCTGAAATCGGATTTGCTGCCATACAGGTATATGCTTCAACAGCATGCGTCATGGCATCCATTGCGGTCATCGCTGTTAAATGCGGTGGCAAGGTCTGAGTCATGCGGGGGTCTAAAATTGCAGCATGTGGCATTAAATAGTTTGATGCAAATGCCATTTTGACATGTTTTTGATTGTCGGAAACGACAGCAACCATCGTGACTTCAGAACCCGTACCTGAGGTGGTTGGAATCACAAAAAAAGGTTTCAGTGGTCGTGGTAGATTATGCGCACCTGAATATTTAGTCAGGTCATCACCACCTTCAGTCACCAAAATATTAGATGCTTTAGCCGTGTCAATCACTGAACCGCCACCCACAGCAATAATTGCATCACAATTGTGCGTACGATATGCTTGTGCAACTGCACGCACCGTTTCTAAGCTTGAATCTGGTGGGACATCATCAAAAATAAAGCCAATTTCGACATCTGTAGAGATAAATGCTGCTTCAATTGGTTCAAGTAGCTTATTGGTACGTACCCCTTTATCTGTAATGATCATTGGACGTTTTGCGCCAAGTGATGATAATTCATAAGGAATATGTTCAAGTGCAGCATGACCAGCAATGACTTTTACAGGACAAAAAAATTCGTAATACGGTTTAGCAGCCATGTGTTATGCACTCCTTTTTAAATAAGATTGGGCAACTTTAAGGTAAATATTTGCTGCGCCAGATAATTTTTCTTTTAAGCTTAATTCATGTGGGTATTCTTTGACTGCAAGTTCTGCCACCAATTTTGGTAAAATTAAGGCTTCCATTTTATTTAAACAACGGACTAAACGAATTGCATATGACAAATCACCATCTGCAATCATACGGTCATTAGCAAAAGCCTGGGCAGTACTTTCCTGAAATGAAAATACCAAAAATGCATGATGCAGATGTTTAAACGTAATGGTTAGATCAGGTTTACCTTGCAAAGACGTAACGAGTTCTAAATTATGCTGTGCATTGACTTTGGCAATAAAAGCAGCTCCATTAGGGAACACTTTCATTGAAAGTACAAAATCGACAGGGAACTTAGATACTTCATGTCTAATTTCATCATCGACTTGACTCGCCATGCCCAAACCTCTGCCAATCACGTCCATCATGAGCTTGACATAGGCTTGTTCTAAAGCGGGTTTTACAGATTTACTTGAAATCACTCGCTTATCCCTTTATTTGAGTTAGTATTATATTTTAGAGTAATTACTCTAATTTGTTTTAAGTGAAAAGGGAAGTGCTTTATTGTGAAATGACTTTAACGTCATTAAAAAAGCCACTTTCTTTTAAATAAGTACTAACATCTTCTGCTAGTTGTTTGAATTTTGGATAATTTTCTACAAGGTCACAGATGCGAACCATTTCTAAACCAGCATAACCGCAAGGGTTAATGGTATGAAAACCATCAAGATTGCAGTCGATATTGAGTGCTAAACCATGATAACTGCGACCTTTACGTATTTTAAAGCCTAAAGAGCCAATTTTTCGTTCATTCACATATACACCAGGTGCATCAGGTTTAGCATAGGCTTCGATATTGTATTTTTTGAGCAGATCAATCATCAAATTTTCTGCATAGCTTACCAAAGTGCGAACATTCCATTTTAAGCGATTTAGATCAAACATAAAATAGATCACCATTTGACCTGGACCATGCCAAGTGACTTGACCGCCACGATCTGATTGCACCACAGGAATATCTGTATGCACAAGAATATGTTCTGGTTTTCCAGCTTGTCCCTGAGTTAAAACATCAGGATGCTGTAAAATCCACAATTCATCAGGTGTATTTTCATCACGTTGTTCGGTGAGGGCTTTCATTTCCTGAAAGCGTGTTGCATAGTCTGTGAGTTGTTTAAATTCACGAATGATTAAATTTGGTAAACCATCAGATAGATTCATAACACGTGTCGATAAGAAACTTTAATTTTCTCTTATATTAGAATGTTTCGCAGGCTTTAAGTATTATTTATTACAAATTAATCATTGATGGTACATAAATATTCAAAATAATTATTTGATTTTCATCATTAGTAAGATGAAGACAGTATGATCTAGCATTTTTAAAGTAAACATTCTATTCTAGAGTATGTAGGACTTGAATTTTTTATGCAAGAAGGCAATATCACGGGATAAGCCGTAAAGGCTCATTTTAAAACGTTAATTTAAAATTAACTAAGAAAAAATTAAAATAACAGTATCTTAACAGGATAGGTACAGTCAGTTGTTTAAAAATATGATGAAAAAAATCAGAGTACTCAGACTCTGATTTTTCAGTTTCTAATTGAATGTTTACAGTGCAGTTTTAATTAATGAGCAAGCTGCTAAATCTGCATAGAGTTGATGGACTTGTTCGAGTTCATCAAAGCGTAATTGTGCGGTAATTGAATGATATTTACCTGTACGTGATGGTTGTACTTTTAAAGTGGCTTCATCAAATTCAGGGAAATGTTTAACTAAAATTTCAACAACAGCACCACGCAATTCTTCGCCAGCATCACCAATCAATTTGATTGGATAATCCATTGGAAATACCCAAAGATCTTCACGAAGTTCGCGAGAAGGTGTACGGTCTAACATTGACATGAGTGTCCCCTAATTTCAAACGCCTGCAAGAGCAGGCGTTGTGTTGCAATTAACTACTTAATGGAGGTGAATAATAAATTTTCAAGTCTCCATAAAGAGTAGTAGATTTTAGTCATTTTCAAGGAATGAACGTAAATGTTCCGAACGAGAAGGGTGACGTAATTTACGTAACGCTTTCGCTTCAATCTGACGAATACGCTCACGTGTAACGTCAAACTGTTTACCCACTTCTTCCAAGGTATGGTCGGTTGGCATGTCGATACCAAAACGCATTTTCAAGACTTTCGCTTCACGTTCAGTTAAGTTTTCAAGTACTTCACGAGTCGCTTCTTTCAGACCTTCTGAAGTTGCGGCATCAACAGGTGAGGTGATGTTGCCATCTTCAATAAAATCACCCAAATGCGAATCTTCATCATCACCGATTGGGGTTTCCATTGAAATTGGTTCTTTCGCAATTTTCAACACTTTACGAACTTTAACTTCGTCCATTTCTAGACGTTCGCCCAATTCTTCAGGTGTTGGTTCACGTCCCATTTCTTGCAGTAATTGACGAGATACACGGTTGATCTTGTTAATGGTTTCAATCATATGCACAGGAATACGGATCGTACGTGCTTGATCGGCAATCGAACGGGTAATCGCCTGACGAATCCACCAAGTTGCATAAGTCGAAAATTTATAACCACGGCGATATTCAAACTTGTCTACCGCTTTCATCAAGCCAATGTTACCTTCTTGAATCAAGTCAAGGAATTGTAAGCCACGGTTGGTGTATTTTTTCGCAATTGAAATAACCAAACGTAAGTTGGCTTCAACCATTTCTTTTTTCGCACGACGCGCTTTGGCTTCACCAATTGCCATACGTTTAGAAATGTCTTTGATGCCTTTAACATCTAAACCTAAGTCGTTTTCGATGTCTGCAATCTTTTGTTGGAATGCCAATACATCAGGACGAACTTTTTCTAAATAATTTTTAAGTTCAGCAGGTGCTTTAGCAATTTGCTCATCTAACCAAGCAAAGTTTGACTCTTGACCTGGGAAAGAGGTACGGAATTGCGTACGATCCATACGACCACGACGTACTGCATAACGCATAATTTCACGTTCAGAGGTACGAATTTGTTCATGTGTACCACGAATCATTTCAGAAATGATGTCAAATAAACGTGGTGTAAATTTAAACATCATAAATACAGTTGCAAGAGCTTCCATTGCTTCTTTACTTTCAGCACTGTTACGTCCTGATTTTGCAATAGATTCTTTTGCAGTATTCCAGACAGCTTGTAATTCTTCAAAACGCGCTTTGGCAATTTCAGGGTCAGGGCCAGATTCGCCTTCAGAATCGTCATCACCTTCGGCTTCTTCTTCCTCGTCGTCGTCATCCAACTTTACATCTTTGGTTGGTTTGCTAGAAGATTCTTCTTCGTCATCAAGATCTTCAGCTTCATCTTCCAAAACTTCAGGAATTTCTTCGTCAGTTTCAGGGTCAAGATAACCTGATAAAATGTCCGCTAAACGGCGTTCACCCGCTTCATAATCTTTGTATTCTTGTAAAACCACTTCCACAGCATTTGGCCAATACGCAATTGAATGTAGAACATCACGGATGCCTTCTTCGATACGTTTTGCAATGCTGATTTCGCCTTCACGGGTCAAAAGTTCAACGGTACCCATTTCACGCATATACATACGGACAGGGTCAGTGGTACGACCAGGTTCATTTTCTACAGAAGCAAGAACAGCGGCTGCTTCTTCTTCAGCCACTTCATCTGCTGCTTCGCTGTTGCCTTCGAACATGGCATCGTCAGTTTCAGGTGCACGTTCATGCACAGGGATACCGACGTCTTGAAGCATTTGGATAATGTCTTCAATCTGTTCGCTTTCGGTGATTGAGTCTGGGAGATGATCGTTAACCTCAGCATAGGTTAAGTAACCTTGTTCTTTGCCTCGGCTAATCAGAGCCGCTACTTGTGAAGTAGGGGAATGCATGTCGCTCATCTTTACTCTCTTCTCGTTGAAATCTGTGGTAGTGAAAACTGTATTCAGCACA
The DNA window shown above is from Acinetobacter piscicola and carries:
- a CDS encoding iron-containing alcohol dehydrogenase, with protein sequence MAAKPYYEFFCPVKVIAGHAALEHIPYELSSLGAKRPMIITDKGVRTNKLLEPIEAAFISTDVEIGFIFDDVPPDSSLETVRAVAQAYRTHNCDAIIAVGGGSVIDTAKASNILVTEGGDDLTKYSGAHNLPRPLKPFFVIPTTSGTGSEVTMVAVVSDNQKHVKMAFASNYLMPHAAILDPRMTQTLPPHLTAMTAMDAMTHAVEAYTCMAANPISDAYATAAIKKVSANLFNVLDNPSDAEGRLELAQASTMAGIAFSNSMVGLVHSLGHALGAVAHLPHGLCMNLFLPYVLEYNKEVNGDKIADLLLPLAGADIYAQTPANQRAEKAIAVLNTMRDRIYTLTKLPRTLSETGKVSKEQLDEVADKALNDGSIIYNPKEATFKDLKSILEKAW
- the lipB gene encoding lipoyl(octanoyl) transferase LipB; amino-acid sequence: MNLSDGLPNLIIREFKQLTDYATRFQEMKALTEQRDENTPDELWILQHPDVLTQGQAGKPEHILVHTDIPVVQSDRGGQVTWHGPGQMVIYFMFDLNRLKWNVRTLVSYAENLMIDLLKKYNIEAYAKPDAPGVYVNERKIGSLGFKIRKGRSYHGLALNIDCNLDGFHTINPCGYAGLEMVRICDLVENYPKFKQLAEDVSTYLKESGFFNDVKVISQ
- a CDS encoding YbeD family protein, which encodes MLDRTPSRELREDLWVFPMDYPIKLIGDAGEELRGAVVEILVKHFPEFDEATLKVQPSRTGKYHSITAQLRFDELEQVHQLYADLAACSLIKTAL
- the rpoD gene encoding RNA polymerase sigma factor RpoD, whose protein sequence is MNTVFTTTDFNEKRVKMSDMHSPTSQVAALISRGKEQGYLTYAEVNDHLPDSITESEQIEDIIQMLQDVGIPVHERAPETDDAMFEGNSEAADEVAEEEAAAVLASVENEPGRTTDPVRMYMREMGTVELLTREGEISIAKRIEEGIRDVLHSIAYWPNAVEVVLQEYKDYEAGERRLADILSGYLDPETDEEIPEVLEDEAEDLDDEEESSSKPTKDVKLDDDDEEEEAEGDDDSEGESGPDPEIAKARFEELQAVWNTAKESIAKSGRNSAESKEAMEALATVFMMFKFTPRLFDIISEMIRGTHEQIRTSEREIMRYAVRRGRMDRTQFRTSFPGQESNFAWLDEQIAKAPAELKNYLEKVRPDVLAFQQKIADIENDLGLDVKGIKDISKRMAIGEAKARRAKKEMVEANLRLVISIAKKYTNRGLQFLDLIQEGNIGLMKAVDKFEYRRGYKFSTYATWWIRQAITRSIADQARTIRIPVHMIETINKINRVSRQLLQEMGREPTPEELGERLEMDEVKVRKVLKIAKEPISMETPIGDDEDSHLGDFIEDGNITSPVDAATSEGLKEATREVLENLTEREAKVLKMRFGIDMPTDHTLEEVGKQFDVTRERIRQIEAKALRKLRHPSRSEHLRSFLEND